A portion of the Streptococcus sp. Marseille-Q6470 genome contains these proteins:
- the rlmH gene encoding 23S rRNA (pseudouridine(1915)-N(3))-methyltransferase RlmH, which translates to MKIKIVTVGKLKEKYLKDGIAEYSKRISRFATVEMIELADEKTPDRASDSENQKILELEGNRILSKIGDREFVIVLAIEGKTLSSEEFSSQLEQASINGYSTLTFVIGGSLGLSHQVKKRANLFLSFGRLTLPHQLMRLVLIEQIYRAFTIQQGSPYHK; encoded by the coding sequence ATGAAAATTAAAATTGTAACAGTAGGAAAACTAAAAGAAAAGTATCTCAAAGATGGAATTGCAGAATACTCTAAAAGAATATCTCGATTTGCTACCGTAGAAATGATTGAATTAGCTGATGAAAAAACACCAGATCGTGCCAGTGATTCTGAAAATCAGAAGATTTTAGAGTTAGAAGGAAATCGAATTCTTTCCAAAATTGGGGATAGAGAATTTGTTATCGTTTTGGCTATTGAAGGGAAGACCTTATCTTCTGAAGAATTTAGTAGCCAATTAGAACAAGCTTCTATTAATGGTTATTCAACTTTAACCTTTGTTATTGGTGGGAGTTTAGGGCTCTCTCATCAAGTAAAAAAGCGTGCGAATCTATTTCTTAGCTTTGGTCGTTTAACTCTACCACATCAATTAATGCGCCTCGTTCTTATAGAGCAAATATACCGAGCTTTTACTATCCAACAAGGTTCTCCATATCATAAATAG
- a CDS encoding S1C family serine protease: protein MKKIQNISKKIGQLLLIILISFFSGLLGSLTVLQFNQKQGNGEQNSAAVTKTASNNENSTTQAVDKVKDAVVSIITYSGNSQSGFAGTDDTDTDSNTEQINSEGSGVIYKKDGDDAYLVTNTHVISGAKKVDIRLADGTKVPGEIIGSDTYSDIAVVKISSEKVTTVAEFGDSSQISVGETAIAIGSPLGSEYANTVTQGIVSSLNRHVSLKSEDGQAISTNAIQTDTAINPGNSGGPLINIQGQVIGITSSKIASNGGTSVEGLGFAIPANDVKNIIKQLEKDGKVTRPALGIHMVNLTNLSTSDLQKLKLPDNVTSGVAVRSVQKNMPANGHLQQYDVITKVDDTKISSTTELQNALYNHSIGDEITVTYYRNGKEEKTTIKLDKSTSDLNQ, encoded by the coding sequence ATGAAAAAAATACAAAATATTTCAAAAAAAATCGGACAACTTTTACTAATTATTCTCATCAGCTTTTTTAGTGGTCTTTTAGGAAGTTTGACTGTTCTTCAATTCAACCAAAAACAAGGAAATGGAGAACAAAATAGTGCAGCAGTCACTAAGACAGCTTCAAATAATGAAAATTCTACTACGCAGGCTGTAGATAAAGTTAAAGATGCAGTTGTCTCTATTATCACTTATTCAGGAAACTCTCAAAGTGGTTTTGCTGGAACTGATGATACTGATACAGATTCAAATACTGAACAAATTAACAGTGAAGGTTCTGGTGTCATCTATAAAAAAGATGGGGATGATGCTTATCTTGTAACTAACACTCACGTTATTAGTGGAGCTAAAAAAGTTGATATTCGTCTAGCAGATGGAACAAAAGTACCAGGTGAAATTATTGGTTCTGATACCTATTCTGATATTGCAGTAGTAAAAATCTCTTCAGAGAAGGTTACTACAGTAGCTGAGTTTGGTGACTCAAGTCAAATATCTGTTGGGGAAACAGCTATCGCAATTGGTAGTCCTTTAGGGTCAGAATATGCAAATACAGTTACACAAGGGATTGTATCAAGTTTAAACAGACACGTTTCTTTGAAATCTGAAGATGGCCAAGCTATTTCAACAAATGCCATCCAAACAGATACAGCTATTAACCCTGGTAACTCTGGAGGTCCTTTGATCAATATCCAGGGACAAGTTATCGGTATTACATCAAGTAAAATTGCCTCTAATGGTGGAACATCTGTAGAAGGTCTCGGCTTTGCTATTCCTGCAAATGATGTTAAGAATATTATCAAACAGTTGGAAAAAGATGGAAAAGTAACTCGACCTGCTCTTGGTATCCACATGGTTAATTTGACAAACCTTAGCACTTCCGATCTACAAAAATTAAAACTTCCTGATAATGTTACTTCTGGTGTCGCTGTTCGCTCTGTTCAAAAGAATATGCCTGCAAACGGACATTTACAACAATATGATGTCATCACAAAAGTAGATGATACCAAGATTTCATCTACTACTGAATTGCAAAATGCACTTTACAATCACTCTATTGGTGATGAAATAACTGTAACTTATTACCGTAATGGTAAAGAAGAGAAAACTACAATCAAGCTAGATAAAAGTACAAGTGATTTAAATCAATAG
- the comC gene encoding competence-stimulating peptide ComC — MEKTVKLEQFKKLTEKELQEIQGGDKRLTYFITNLFPKRKK; from the coding sequence ATGGAAAAAACAGTTAAATTAGAACAGTTCAAAAAACTTACAGAAAAAGAATTACAGGAAATTCAAGGTGGGGATAAAAGATTAACTTACTTTATTACTAACCTTTTTCCTAAAAGGAAAAAATAG
- a CDS encoding ParB/RepB/Spo0J family partition protein translates to MEELKLIRISDIQKNPYQPRKEFSKEKIEELAQSIKENGLIQPIIVRQSPVIGYEILAGERRYRASIAAGLSEVPVIIKNLSDQDMMIHSIIENLQREDLNPIEEAKAYQSLIDKGYTHADIAEKMGKSRPYITNLVRLLTLPDFILTEVEAGKLSQAHARLLIQLSTDEQKKLLYRIQTEDLSVRQVEYLLKEEKNKKKIKEKDHFIKEEEENLKKLLGLDVQIRLQKKEAGKITISFHNQEEYQRFINSLK, encoded by the coding sequence ATGGAAGAACTCAAACTAATTCGTATCAGTGATATTCAAAAAAATCCCTACCAACCTCGTAAAGAATTCTCAAAAGAAAAAATAGAAGAACTTGCCCAATCTATTAAAGAAAATGGATTAATTCAACCAATTATCGTCCGTCAATCTCCAGTTATTGGATACGAAATCCTAGCTGGAGAAAGACGGTATCGGGCATCGATAGCAGCTGGGCTATCAGAAGTTCCTGTAATCATCAAAAATTTATCTGATCAGGACATGATGATTCACTCTATCATTGAAAATTTACAGCGAGAAGACTTGAATCCGATTGAAGAAGCGAAAGCTTATCAATCTTTAATTGATAAAGGGTATACTCATGCAGACATTGCTGAAAAAATGGGGAAATCACGACCATATATTACCAATCTTGTTCGCTTGCTAACACTCCCTGATTTTATTTTAACCGAAGTAGAAGCTGGAAAATTGTCTCAAGCACATGCTAGGCTCCTGATTCAACTATCTACTGACGAACAAAAAAAATTACTCTATCGCATTCAGACAGAGGATTTATCAGTTCGGCAGGTGGAGTATCTACTTAAAGAAGAAAAAAATAAGAAGAAAATCAAAGAAAAAGATCACTTTATCAAAGAAGAAGAAGAAAATTTAAAAAAATTACTGGGATTAGATGTTCAGATTCGCCTCCAAAAGAAGGAAGCTGGGAAAATAACCATTTCTTTTCATAATCAAGAAGAGTACCAACGTTTTATTAACAGCCTGAAATAA
- the dnaA gene encoding chromosomal replication initiator protein DnaA, producing MKEKQFWNQILELAKERLTRSMFDFYVTPAELIKVEGNVATIFLPRSEMEMVWSTKLNDIIVAVGFQIYDTEIKAQYVLTKEDSNTSDVASNIENSNHQQEQLEKSIPYSETGLRDIYTFDNFIQGDGNIWAKSAALAVSEDPGLTYNPLFIYGGPGLGKTHLLNALGNEILKKNPNARVKYIPAESFINEFLDHLRLNDMDNFKKTYRSLDLLLIDDIQSLSGNKVQTQDEFFNTFNKLHSNNKQIVLTSDRRPEQLENLPERLVTRFSWGLTTDITPPDFETRIAILNSKTEDLDYHFQPDTIEYLAGQFDSNVRELEGALKDISLMAKVKQINTITVDIASEAIRARKQSVSTMTVIPIEKIQEEVGNFYDVSVKEMKGTRRVQNIVLARQVAMYLARELTDNSLPKIGKEFGGKDHTTVIHAHAKIKSMIETDDKLRIEIETIKKKIK from the coding sequence TTGAAAGAAAAACAATTTTGGAATCAGATTTTAGAATTAGCTAAAGAAAGATTAACACGATCAATGTTTGATTTCTACGTGACACCTGCTGAATTAATAAAGGTCGAGGGAAATGTAGCTACTATATTTTTACCAAGATCTGAAATGGAAATGGTTTGGAGTACAAAACTCAATGATATAATTGTAGCTGTCGGTTTCCAAATCTACGACACTGAAATAAAAGCCCAATATGTATTAACTAAGGAAGATTCTAATACCTCCGATGTAGCAAGTAATATTGAAAACAGTAATCACCAACAGGAACAACTTGAAAAATCTATTCCTTATTCAGAAACAGGATTAAGAGATATTTATACTTTTGATAATTTTATCCAAGGTGATGGAAATATTTGGGCTAAGTCTGCTGCTTTAGCCGTCTCAGAAGATCCTGGACTAACTTATAATCCTCTGTTTATATATGGAGGACCCGGTTTAGGAAAAACTCACTTACTCAATGCTCTGGGAAATGAAATTCTCAAAAAAAATCCTAATGCGCGTGTTAAATACATTCCTGCTGAAAGCTTTATTAATGAATTTTTAGATCATCTAAGGCTAAATGATATGGATAATTTTAAAAAAACCTATCGAAGTTTAGATCTCCTTCTTATTGATGATATTCAATCTCTTAGTGGAAATAAAGTACAAACTCAGGATGAATTTTTTAATACATTTAACAAACTTCACAGTAATAATAAACAGATTGTTTTAACGAGTGACCGCAGACCAGAACAACTAGAAAATTTACCTGAGCGTCTTGTCACGCGCTTCTCATGGGGATTAACAACGGATATTACTCCTCCAGATTTTGAAACTCGTATTGCTATTTTAAACAGTAAAACAGAGGATCTTGATTATCATTTTCAACCTGACACAATCGAATATTTGGCTGGCCAGTTTGACTCTAATGTACGTGAACTAGAAGGTGCGCTCAAAGATATTAGTCTCATGGCTAAAGTCAAACAAATAAACACGATAACTGTGGATATCGCATCTGAGGCTATACGTGCTCGAAAACAAAGTGTTAGCACCATGACTGTTATTCCGATTGAAAAAATCCAAGAGGAAGTCGGAAACTTTTATGATGTCAGCGTTAAGGAGATGAAGGGAACTAGACGTGTTCAGAATATTGTTCTAGCTCGTCAAGTTGCTATGTATCTAGCTAGAGAGCTGACAGATAATAGCCTTCCAAAAATCGGAAAAGAATTTGGTGGTAAAGATCATACGACCGTCATTCATGCTCATGCAAAAATCAAATCTATGATTGAAACGGATGATAAATTACGTATAGAAATCGAAACTATCAAAAAGAAAATCAAATAA